Proteins from a single region of Chrysemys picta bellii isolate R12L10 chromosome 9, ASM1138683v2, whole genome shotgun sequence:
- the AGTR2 gene encoding type-2 angiotensin II receptor, with amino-acid sequence MYSNYSRLNTTEETLQDVHSSATNVSTEQMSPSLCPLLYSDYQFTLIPVLYCVIFVLGLAGNSVVVVVLCRHHGPKTVANIYIFNLAMADLLCLATLPLWAAYYAYGYNWLFGSVMCKISSSVLSLNMFASIFFITCMSMDRYRAIVYPIRSQRRTLQQASLIALLVWGLACLSSLPTFYFRDTYFIESLGVNACIMAFPYEKYAKWSAGTALMKNTLGFLIPLIVIATCYVWIWMHLTKAREFRKNKQKRDKVLKLVAAVVVAFLICWLPFHILTFLDALARMNIIDNCDITTVIDTTLPFGICLGFANSCINPLLYCFIGHQFQEKLQHLFKLRVYQFNSTRQSSSSRKGSYLKEAETPGDCDKERLNCKPTL; translated from the coding sequence ATGTACAGTAATTACTCCAGGCTCAACACTACGGAAGAAACGCTTCAAGATGTACATTCCTCCGCTACAAACGTATCGACCGAGCAGatgtctccctccctctgtccacTTCTCTATTCAGATTATCAATTTACACTGATTCCGGTGCTCTACTGTGTTATCTTTGTCCTTGGGCTTGCTGGCAACAGTGTGGTGGTCGTGGTACTCTGCCGCCATCACGGCCCTAAAACCGTTGCTAATATTTACATTTTCAACCTGGCCATGGCTGATTTGTTGTGCCTAGCCACACTTCCCCTTTGGGCAGCCTATTATGCCTACGGATACAACTGGCTTTTTGGATCTGTGATGTGCAAAATTTCCAGTTCCGTTCTGTCTCTGAACATGTTTGCAAGTATATTTTTCATCACCTGCATGAGCATGGACCGGTACCGGGCTATTGTCTATCCTATTCGATCTCAAAGGAGAACACTGCAACAAGCTTCATTGATAGCCTTACTTGTTTGGGGCCTCGCTTGTTTGTCTTCCCTGCCAACGTTTTATTTCCGTGACACGTACTTCATTGAAAGCTTGGGGGTGAACGCTTGCATTATGGCTTTTCCCTATGAGAAGTATGCAAAGTGGTCTGCTGGAACAGCCTTAATGAAAAACACTCTCGGCTTTTTGATTCCTTTAATTGTCATAGCCACATGCTACGTGTGGATCTGGATGCACTTAACGAAAGCACGGGAattcaggaaaaacaaacaaaaaagagacaaagtcttgAAACTGGTGGCTGCAGTTGTTGTGGCTTTCTTAATTTGCTGGCTTCCATTCcacattttaacctttttggaTGCCCTGGCTCGGATGAACATCATTGATAACTGTGACATTACAACCGTCATCGACACTACTTTGCCTTTTGGCATCTGCCTGGGATTTGCAAACAGTTGCATCAACCCGTTGTTGTACTGTTTCATTGGACACCAGTTCCAAGAGAAGCTCCAACATCTGTTTAAGCTGCGAGTCTATCAGTTTAACAGCACCCGGCAAAGCTCTTCTTCAAGAAAAGGGAGTTACCTTAAAGAGGCCGAGACCCCTGGGGACTGTGACAAAGAAAGACTGAACTGTAAACCAACACTGTAG